From a region of the Syntrophales bacterium genome:
- a CDS encoding Maf family protein codes for MPEIENNYELSSSKLILASASPRRKELLKLVGLNFEIKPSNAKEIFLKGETPGEHVLRLSEEKAVSISIENPDAWVLGADTIVIINGEVLGKPAAADEAKEMLRKLSGRKHRVITGFCLTRKNKDIIVKNTVESSVVFKEISEDEIDWYVRKKEPYDKAGGYAVQGIGAFFIKEIHGSYTNVVGLPLCEVMETLKELGAIRFSKG; via the coding sequence ATGCCTGAAATCGAGAACAATTACGAATTATCGTCATCAAAACTGATATTAGCATCTGCTTCTCCCCGCCGAAAAGAGCTGCTGAAACTTGTCGGGTTAAACTTCGAAATAAAGCCAAGCAACGCTAAGGAGATATTTTTAAAAGGCGAAACTCCGGGAGAGCACGTTTTAAGACTTTCAGAAGAAAAGGCGGTGTCAATCTCCATCGAAAACCCGGATGCCTGGGTGCTGGGAGCCGATACTATCGTTATCATAAACGGCGAGGTGCTCGGCAAACCTGCAGCTGCTGATGAGGCAAAGGAAATGCTGCGCAAGCTCAGCGGTAGAAAACACAGGGTTATTACCGGTTTTTGCCTGACGAGAAAAAATAAAGATATCATTGTCAAAAATACGGTCGAATCCTCAGTCGTTTTCAAGGAAATCTCTGAAGATGAGATTGATTGGTATGTAAGAAAAAAAGAGCCGTATGACAAGGCGGGAGGATATGCCGTACAGGGTATTGGCGCTTTTTTTATAAAGGAGATTCACGGATCATACACAAACGTCGTTGGCCTTCCCCTATGCGAGGTTATGGAAACGCTGAAAGAGCTCGGAGCGATACGATTTTCTAAAGGATAA